The sequence TAATCTTTTACACTGAGAAATCAAGTTTCAACACTAAATtgacaaaagaagataatgGTTATACAATCATAATCTTTCTGGTGAATCTACAAAAAAACTAGTCCAATAAAAGTTAATTGCTGACACATTTCCATACAATCTAACTAATTCATTTTGATTGTTTACAATGGTAATGAGTAATTTGGAATATACTGCCATAAAACTTGTTCTGCAAGTTATAAAAGGAGGAGGAGATTACCGGAGGCAAAACCCATTAGAGCCACAGTCAAGGAAAAGttaattcttttatgatgAATAATAATCTCAAGAACGATAGCATATTTTTGCAAAGACTGTTTTTAAAGGAGGATTTTccaattaatgaatttttgttGGATAGAAGCTGTCTCCTCTCCTTTTTTTCCTGTAAAGTTCGAAACTTCCACATTGAAAGCTCAAAGTTGAAAacaattttattgttaaatggaaaaattaaaactgaaacAAATTAGACTCTGAAAGGGTCATATGATATCTCGAGCTGAAACTAGGGTTGCTTAGGCCGACAcgattatttttataagatatAACACGGCATCGTATGTAGATTTATGGCTCAGATCTGAGAGTTTCGACTTTCGAGCAACAGAGGAGAAGTCTAAAACTAGGCAGGAAACCCGAAAAGGAATGCTTTTCACAGAAAACCTCTATTCCATAGTCAAGAAACTACAACGccacaaaattaaaatatcaacaaTGCAACAGCACAATTTGTAGAAGAAGCATTCTAGTCCAAAAGCTCGCATTCCAATAACCAGCAACTTAGCCACCATAATACTCTTTTAATCTATAAGAATGGCAATTGGGGGTCCATATGTTCATAGAATTTGGTTGAATAGGTACAATAAGCAGCAGAGTAATGGCGAGAAAGAGAGCACAGCCATCCTCCGCCTAACCTAGAATTTCTGAATAACAACTGAATTGGCAAGCCCAGCTTGCTCTATTGTCTGAGTTGGATCACCTAGAAGCTTAGGAGGAAATCCCATCAGCTGCAGCTGATAATTCTGAGCGCCGCCAGGTCTTGATGCATCAATGAAAGCTCGAATATCATTCACAGTGTGGTGGTAATTGAAGTGGGCAATCATGCGGGTTCCATCTGCCAACCTTAGCTGAATTGAAGTCGATGGCAATGATTCATCCACAACTACACCCATGGAAGAAGTTGGAGCAGTGTTGACAGGGGTTGAATTGGCAGTTGGTTCACTTGCTGCAGTACAGCTGCTACCCAGGGTTCTACCCACACCCTGAAATGGAACGTGGCGCTGCTTCTCTGGCTCCtgcaagaaaaacaaataatgactttCAATATTGCTCAAATAGCAATGTCTTTCAAACATGTTGAACAGCTCACAGATGCATCTCAAAACCACAACTTTCATCTTGAACATTGACTTGGtgagtcattttcttattctctGAAATTGTTAAATCTCCAACCAAAATTATTTGATGTAGCACACATTTACTTTTGATAACAATACAAGCAACAAGTTGCATATCAGAGGGAACGACTTACAGGACACTGTTCCTCCCTTCTTATCAAATTGACATGGACTGAAGACCTTCGATCTGCAGGCGCAAGCTCCTTTGGACATTCAGACTTTCTGATGCTCTGTATTACAAGAGTAACAAATCAATACCACCATTAACACATTAAAAGACGGAGGAAGGAAAAGGCACGGCTGATAGAGGAACAGCAACCCATGAGTTATCTAGTCAATCACATAAACAAGTCCGGAAATAAAGCAAGTCTAAATCTGcaaatttctttcttcaacATTGCAGGATCATTGACAAATtagataaacaaaaagaattgtCAACAAGCCATAACACTTAATTTAGTgcttgattaatatttttctcaccTGTCTAACAAGTTACAGAAAGTTGCAAGACCAAAAGCCCCCTACCTCCAACACACAACTCCAAGTTCTTCTTTTGTTATGTTATCTAATTTagaaatgtttatttttaattcactgAAACATAAATGCTATTACCTCTAAGAAAGGTGCATTTTCAGGATCATCCAACCTCCTCAAAGGACCGTCATTTACGGTGAAACCATTTGTCCAGAAAACAATATTGTGAATGACAGCCTCAGGTTGCTGAGGAGCAGATGGTATAGTTTCCCCTGAGAGTAACCTACCAGTCCCGGTAAAGCTTCTCGAGCTTGAAGATGGGCGAAGCGGATCAAGAGGACCCTCAACAGCTCCCAGTTGCCTAGCTTGATTGAAGATCGCATCAACATCATTACCATTACCCTTTGAAGGATCTTGAACAAGCATACCACTGCAGTTACAATTGTAAGTCATTAACACATGAAAGAATGGTTAAGGTCATTAAAGCACATAAATAACAAGTACATGAGCATTGCACCAATCATGTAGAAACACAATAAAGAATATGTTGTGTGATTCACATTTGAGACTCAGCATTGTAGTAATCATCCTTAGTTATTAAAGGCGCACAAAGCTGCAAAGAGGGTCCTAGAGCCTAGATGCAATACGCAAGGGCGTGCCTGACAGACACACatcacaaaaattaaaattaaaattaaaattaaaaaaataattaatactaaaaacaCATTTTCGTGAAAAAAGCACataaaacttaataataaagGTTTCTAAATTCAAAACACATAAGGTTCCTAATCCTAGTAATATTTGTCAAAGCACAATTCAGCATCATCAAGATTGATAATGTCTTCACTATTGTCATCATTATCATTAAATTCCAGTTGATCACTTCCAATTTCCTCTTCTCCTCCATATTCTccatcatcttcttcaaaatcaatttcttCCTCATCTCTAATTACTAAAGGAGGGAAAGCACGATGAGAAGATGCCTTTGTCTTTCCATTAGCTTAGCCTAACACTTGATGAAGAGGATAGGACATTTTAGCCTCCAATACGAGACGCCTCCTCTTCAACTCCACTAGCTCTAGCAACCTGACTGGCTGGACGAGATCTGCAGCTTCTTTGTGACCACTTTCTATGAAAGAGATGGCAACTTCTATGAGCACcacttcttcctttctttcttttggtcGTTACTTATCTTCTTTACCCTgagtctccttttctttcttctttttctttacatcTTGTTTAATTTGGTGTGATAGGACCTATCATATCACcactttatttaaagaaaaaacaaatacaGATAAGATAATCAATTTGTTACAAAGGCGCACCTTGAGAGTGCCTCGCCTGCAAGTCAAGGAGCACCAAGGCGTGCGCTTCCGTGACATTGCTCGCGTTTGGCTGGCTAAGGCGCAAGGGCATGCGCCTGGTGAGCCTTGCACCTCAGGCACTCCTTTAACAACTATGGTAATCATTTgaagtaaatattaaaagcaCCGGCCTCTCcgttatttataaaaatatgtttgcTCTCAACAGATATCATATCCTTTCAGTTGATACTTCACAACTTCTGGAATTCATGCACTACAAAAGAGCTATATACAGCCCAAAAAAACCCTCTTTTTCCAGAGTAGCCAACAAATGCAGCAGGCAGACATTTTAAATGTTTTGGAAACAAATGGTATTACACCTAACATCAAGTTAAGGACCAATAAAAAATCACTAGACTTCCTTGACTCATTAGAAAGGAAGGCCAAAAGCGGCctagtaataaaaataaccctataagaagATGAACAAATAATGGAAGCAAAAAACCATGAGGAAAAATGAATACGGGAGCTTAAGAAGAAAGATCATGCTTGCAATTCACTAAGCAAAAGCTATAATATAAAGTTTAGAATCACAAAAGGGTTGATGTCCTGGGACTTGAATAATAGATGTACTTGTCTAGCTTATTATGCCTGCAGCATCAAGTATGAAAAATTTCTGAACAAAATTGGGCTTTACATATAAATCTTGCTGCCTATCCTACctctatcaataaaatcatcaaGGTCATGTAATCCCTTCTGAGAGAAATCGTTCTAAAAGCAGTGTTGAATCGTGTGTCTGCTACGCTTAATTCTGACCACAGAGGCAAATCGAATTTCCAAAATACTGACCCAAGAGGCGAGAGCTTTTCAGTGATCAAGAAGAGTGCCTACAGTTGCaataagaaattcaattttcaaGAACCGAGATATAGCGCCTGCAGCAGCCACTGAGTAGATATAATACCCCAAAATCTCTAGAACACCTTTTCCAAAACAGGCTATCCCACTCAAATCCGAATTTCCTAATCCACTTGTTCTAAAAGCGCACAAATTTTGGTATCCATTCACTTGCATCACATGAGACTAAGAGCCAATACAATCCAATAGAATATCGCATAATAAATACCTAAAAAGCAGTTGAACAAAACTTGCTGGCACTAGAAACTCGACTTCAACTACCTCACCCTATAGCTAAAAATAGCCACTTTTCAAAACTGAACTCAattgaaacaaattaaacaaacATCAACATCGTCAAAGAAAACgcacttaaaaaagaaaagaaagaaaaaagatcaCATCATCGATTAAATCCTAAAAGACtcccaaaagaaaaggtagAGTTGTTGGTATTCAATTACATATGAGATTAAAGAgtgaaaatgtaaaaaaatacatCTTATATGTTATGTATATTATCAAAGAGTGTAGACAGAAGGATAGATAAGTGGGGACCTCTTTTCGCCACCAGTGTAGTACTCTTGAGGAGCGTCGTCGTCGCTGTCGGAGTCGGGACCAGTATGGCGGTTAAGATCGGAGAGAGTGCGGATACCTCCGGCGCGACTGCTTGATGATTTGGATGGTTTCTTGTCTTTCGATGCCATTATTGGTTTCCTCTGAATTCTTTCCCTTGTTTTTTGTTTTCGGATGCCAAGCAAAAGAGAGACGCGGTCTTTGTAGCGGTGTCTTCGTGTCTACTTCAATTAATCACAGAAAATTTCAcgaataaattactaaaatttcctttattttgataatagtTACAATATCGTCCCTCTTTTATTTGAagattaaataatcaatttagaaatccttaaattatatttccatgtcgattttaaaatataaagatattgtttaaaatatacatttgTTTTGATAGGTGATTAAAGGGTAAAAgctaaaaataacaaataatttaatgatttttttaaataagaggGATGTGAATGTAAGGTGGGGAGACTTTTAgtaattgtttaattagatttctaataaaaaagaaaaaagaaaatagaaaaaagagaagggGTGGATCTATTCTCTTCTCTTATCAATTGATTGATTTGGgacattatatatatgtatatataaaggGTAGTCCTCTTTTGTAAACAAATCCGGGTGGATAATCCCAATTATGGTTACATCATAATTGTTTAATAagaaactttaaaataatcttgagagatattttatgaaaattaaactTCAAAAGTTTATTAAAAGCAAAGCCTGTCCTGTAGAATATAATTCGGAACAAAAGACATAAGAACATCGTATTggcttttataatttagtcttAAAGAGAAGagattaatatttaactttaaCTTTGGAGCACAGATAGCATCAACTCTTAATTGGTTTCCGATCAAAGCAACGTATCCGTATAATTTTGAGTGCATCCTGTATCATGGCATCTCCACCTACTCTTTTAACATAAATCTAATCGACTTCCGCTTCTGCTTCTGCTTGGATTAAAACCTCCACTTCTTTGGTCTGCAATGCTAAGTAGAGCCTGCCGCCGAATCAAAGCACTCTCAATATATTCTGACAAAGTTGGAAGATTTCCTTGTTCTCCATCTCTATCTGCTTTTCCTCGAATTATCTACCAAGGC comes from Ricinus communis isolate WT05 ecotype wild-type chromosome 5, ASM1957865v1, whole genome shotgun sequence and encodes:
- the LOC8277967 gene encoding plant UBX domain-containing protein 4, giving the protein MASKDKKPSKSSSSRAGGIRTLSDLNRHTGPDSDSDDDAPQEYYTGGEKSGMLVQDPSKGNGNDVDAIFNQARQLGAVEGPLDPLRPSSSSRSFTGTGRLLSGETIPSAPQQPEAVIHNIVFWTNGFTVNDGPLRRLDDPENAPFLESIRKSECPKELAPADRRSSVHVNLIRREEQCPEPEKQRHVPFQGVGRTLGSSCTAASEPTANSTPVNTAPTSSMGVVVDESLPSTSIQLRLADGTRMIAHFNYHHTVNDIRAFIDASRPGGAQNYQLQLMGFPPKLLGDPTQTIEQAGLANSVVIQKF